Proteins from a single region of Ziziphus jujuba cultivar Dongzao chromosome 1, ASM3175591v1:
- the LOC107407238 gene encoding cytochrome b561 and DOMON domain-containing protein At5g47530 — translation MAMRKLTMMVIFVSILLDDLLGPTAAAEPCRGYKFSDGKSFVACKDLPVLNSTLHWSYYPSSGTVDIAFRQTATTTSTWAAWAINPTSHGMVGAQALVAFQQSDGTMVAYSSPIQSYATLLRKGELSFPVFNISAASSNINSFFEITIFATIQLPGNSTLVNHLWQQGQLLQGDVLGMHPLTGDHVKSFGSLDFASGKIETSSGGGDFSKKATIKKVHGIINGISWGLLMPIGAMVARYVKVFEVANPAWFYIHVTCQCSAYLIGVAGWGTGVWLGAKSSGIQYKAHKCIGITLFCLATLQVLVGRFLRPKKDHKHRIFWNMFHYAVGYGTIVLSIINVYKGLHILQPGKAWRDAYTFTLASLGCIAAVMEVFTWILVYKKNKLAKVQTVEEENKVETDEEANKAETVEESIPTSSGEV, via the coding sequence ATGGCGATGAGGAAGTTGACGATGATGGTGATATTTGTTTCGATACTCTTGGATGATTTGTTGGGTCCCACCGCAGCAGCTGAACCTTGCAGGGGCTACAAGTTCAGCGACGGCAAATCGTTCGTAGCATGCAAGGACCTTCCGGTGCTGAACTCGACCCTCCATTGGAGCTACTATCCTTCTTCAGGCACGGTGGATATAGCTTTCCGACAGACCGCAACAACCACCTCAACATGGGCTGCTTGGGCTATCAATCCCACCTCACATGGCATGGTTGGCGCTCAGGCTCTTGTTGCTTTCCAACAATCAGATGGAACCATGGTGGCCTACTCTTCTCCCATACAATCCTACGCGACTCTTCTACGCAAAGGTGAACTAAGCTTTCCTGTCTTTAACATCTCTGCCGCTTCCTCCAATATTAACAGCTTCTTCGAGATAACTATTTTCGCTACCATTCAACTCCCCGGCAATTCTACTTTGGTCAACCATCTTTGGCAACAAGGTCAGCTTCTCCAAGGAGATGTTCTGGGCATGCATCCTCTCACCGGAGATCATGTCAAATCGTTCGGAAGTCTCGACTTTGCTTCCGGAAAGATCGAAACCAGTTCAGGAGGTGGAGATTTTTCCAAGAAAGCTACCATCAAGAAGGTGCACGGAATCATCAACGGTATCAGCTGGGGACTTCTTATGCCAATTGGGGCAATGGTAGCAAGATACGTGAAAGTTTTCGAGGTGGCGAACCCAGCTTGGTTCTACATTCACGTTACTTGTCAATGTTCGGCTTATCTGATTGGAGTTGCCGGCTGGGGAACTGGGGTGTGGCTTGGAGCTAAATCTTCGGGGATTCAGTACAAGGCGCACAAGTGCATTGGTATCACCCTTTTCTGCCTTGCGACTCTGCAAGTGTTGGTCGGAAGATTTTTGAGGCCCAAAAAGGATCATAAGCACAGGATATTTTGGAACATGTTCCATTACGCAGTAGGCTATGGGACAATTGTCCTCAGCATCATAAATGTTTACAAGGGGTTGCATATCTTGCAGCCAGGGAAGGCTTGGAGGGATGCTTATACTTTCACCCTTGCATCCTTGGGGTGTATAGCTGCCGTAATGGAAGTGTTTACTTGGATTCTGGTTTACAagaagaataaattagcaaagGTACAAacagttgaagaagaaaataaggTGGAAACAGATGAAGAAGCTAATAAGGCGGAAACAGTTGAAGAATCGATTCCCACATCTTCTGGAGAGGTATAG
- the LOC107432688 gene encoding probable WRKY transcription factor 31, with amino-acid sequence MDHLNGSPERSGEDGKRVVNELDFFGVKTGNLMMIKEKESFHVKEEMNHRDDERLQGMQLDVNTGLNLLTTNSSSDKSTLDDETSHTMEDKHPTNKLAALRTEIDRMSVENERLKGLLNQVNNNYHVLHMHLKTVMQREKYNQKTGTAVEYKMINGLLEDQKQSGVVVPRQFMDMGRIPLPEKDDVNSQSSFEGRSGINCTNSGSPKNDIVESMECKTKTTSLSCKDSGRNDNNHGDRDEESQEHEFSGWVSNKVPKFISPKDEDQTPETMSMIRKARVSVRARCEASMMSDGCQWRKYGQKMAKGNPCPRAYYRCTMATGCPVRKQVQRCAEDRTILITTYEGQHNHPLPPAAVAMASTTSAAASMLLSGSMPSADGLVTPNNLLARSTTASCAPSLATLSASAPFPTVTLDLTRPPPTSSSESQRLLHPQGEFTLNLQPLPHNVMSVPQAFSKFSGLHGLNNGAHLAASQMQQTPMAATADTVSAATAAITSDPNFTAALVAAITSIIGNAKSNNTNNNNINNAITRSGDNNIN; translated from the exons ATGGACCATCTGAATGGTTCGCCGGAGAGATCAGGAGAAGACGGGAAAAGGGTTGTCAATGAGTTGGATTTCTTTGGAGTTAAAACTGGTAATCTGATGATgattaaagaaaaggaaagctTTCATGTAAAAGAAGAGATGAATCATCGCGACGATGAGAGGCTTCAAGGGATGCAACTTGATGTGAAT ACTGGTTTAAATCTCCTTACAACCAATAGTAGCAGCGATAAATCAACTTTGGACGATGAAACATCGCACACCATGGAAGATAAGCATCCAACAAATAAG TTGGCAGCTCTGCGGACAGAGATAGATCGAATGAGTGTAGAGAATGAACGTTTGAAAGGTCTGCTTAATCAGGTCAACAATAATTACCATGTCCTACATATGCACCTTAAGACGGTGATGCAACGGGAGAAGTACAATCAAAAGACCGGAACCGCAGTCGAATATAAG ATGATAAATGGATTACTAGAAGATCAGAAACAAAGTGGTGTGGTTGTTCCTAGACAATTCATGGACATGGGTCGTATTCCATTACCTGAGAAAGATGATGTTAATTCACAATCATCATTTGAAGGAAGATCTGGGATTAATTGTACTAATTCTGGATCGCCTAAGAACGACATAGTTGAGTCTATGGAGTGTAAGACTAAGACTACTTCTCTTTCTTGCAAAGATAGTGGAAGAAATGATAATAATCATGGAGATCGTGATGAAGAGAGTCAAGAACATGAATTTTCAGGTTGGGTTTCTAACAAAGTCCCCAAGTTCATTTCACCTAAAGACGAAGATCAAACCCCAGAAACCATGTCCATGATTAGAAAAGCTCGTGTCTCTGTTAGAGCACGATGTGAAGCTTCCATG ATGTCAGATGGATGCCAATGGAGAAAGTATGGTCAGAAAATGGCAAAAGGAAATCCATGTCCTCGAGCTTATTATCGTTGCACCATGGCCACTGGTTGCCCAGTTCGCAAGCag GTACAAAGATGTGCAGAAGACCGAACAATATTGATAACTACATACGAAGGCCAACACAACCATCCACTCCCTCCGGCCGCCGTCGCCATGGCATCCACCACGTCGGCAGCCGCATCGATGCTACTTTCGGGGTCGATGCCGAGCGCCGACGGGCTTGTCACTCCAAATAACTTACTCGCAAGAAGTACTACAGCCTCTTGCGCTCCAAGCTTGGCTACTCTTTCAGCTTCAGCACCATTTCCTACTGTTACCCTCGATCTTACTCGCCCACCACCCACTTCTTCTTCCGAAAGCCAAAGATTACTTCATCCACAAGGCGAATTTACCCTTAATTTGCAACCTTTGCCTCACAATGTTATGTCTGTTCCACAAGCTTTTTCTAAGTTTTCTGGTCTTCATGGATTGAATAATGGTGCTCATTTAGCAGCCTCACAGATGCAGCAGACACCAATGGCAGCTACTGCCGACACTGTCTCCGCGGCGACAGCTGCCATTACGTCGGACCCGAACTTCACAGCTGCTCTAGTGGCGGCTATTACCTCCATCATTGGCAATGCTAAATCAAAcaacaccaacaacaacaacatcaacAATGCTATTACTAGAAGCGGtgacaataatattaattga